From the genome of Papaver somniferum cultivar HN1 chromosome 2, ASM357369v1, whole genome shotgun sequence, one region includes:
- the LOC113346658 gene encoding uncharacterized protein LOC113346658 → MLGFQDNHEQKKKKPSSSSSSLSSALSSKSFFRARDDSPDSVIFTLESSNFSLYSSHSGGSVERSSFTSADGFQYQRDNNNNISLGSEVSKHLVGRDLQGYSSGPDLRSTVHKRCYPVKTGEKANKESNKEEVVAVEEEETEDTSQIVCPTKAYISQAIRECQNQGSNTTEGFRSARQLSDRQRPTSLDVSKSGSNVTSPSPRLTSMKKASLSSTKSGNFPSPGTPNYRPGNTMVQKGWSSERVPLPVNGNRKTGGASLLPFNNGKTLPSKWEDAEKWIFSPVDSVTRNSAQQPQRRPKAKSGPLGAPGLAYYSMYSPAVHMFDGRSSANFMAGSPFSSGAMVADGLPDRSHFGGVGDCVSGGESYQDHTELVRSASVHGWSSDLLNRSSLPESQAGKVDGNKDAATLVTRAISRRDMATQMSPEGSECSSPKGRFSFSPSPPPSFLPTLELKSRLTSQLEVRDVQVDDRVIMTRWSKKHGTRRQENELANVEDWKNKAAESRASAWEAAETTTSTTKSKSEEAKITAWENLQKAKAEAAIRKLEMKLEKKRSSSMDKIMSKLKSAQKKAQVMRSSVSDNQSHQVPKTPNKLTSFRKRGQIGSLSGCFKLS, encoded by the exons ATGTTGGGCTTTCAAGATAAtcatgaacaaaagaagaagaaaccttcatcatcatcttcatcattgtcctcagcattatcatcaaaatcatttttcagaGCTAGAGACGATAGTCCAGATTCAGTCATTTTCACTCTTGAATCATCTAATTTTAGTCTCTACTCTTCTCATTCCGGTGGCAGTGTCGAACGTTCTTCGTTCACTTCTGCTGATGGTTTTCAGTATCAacgagacaacaacaacaacatttctCTTGGTTCTGAAGTCTCTAAG CATTTGGTTGGACGTGATCTTCAAGGGTATTCAAGTGGTCCAGATTTAAGATCTACAGTTCATAAGAGATGTTATCCTGTTAAAACAGGGGAAAAAGCTAATAAAG AAAGCAATAAGGAAGAAGTAGTagcagtagaagaagaagaaacagaagacaCTTCTCAAATTGTATGTCCAACGAAAGCGTACATCTCTCAAGCTATCAGAG aATGTCAGAATCAGGGGAGTAATACAACTGAGGGTTTTCGATCGGCCAGGCAATTGTCAGATAGGCAAAGACCGACTTCTTTAGATGTGAGTAAGTCTGGAAGCAATGTTACTAGTCCTTCTCCACGTTTAACTTCAATGAAGAAAGCGTCGCTTTCTTCTACTAAATCAGGTAATTTCCCAAGTCCCGGAACTCCAAATTATAGACCAGGGAATACAATGGTTCAAAAAGGGTGGAGTTCCGAAAGGGTTCCATTGCCGGTGAATGGCAATAGAAAAACTGGGGGTGCGTCATTGCTGCCGTTTAACAATGGAAAGACTTTACCATCAAAATGGGAAGATGCAGAGAAGTGGATTTTTAGTCCAGTTGACAGTGTTACTAGAAATTCAGCTCAACAGCCCCAGAGAAGGCCAAAGGCGAAGAGTGGACCTCTTGGAGCACCTGGTCTTGCCTATTATTCAATGTATTCACCTGCTGTTCATATGTTTGATGGTCGGAGCAGTGCGAATTTTATGGCGGGTTCTCCATTTTCATCTGGAGCCATGGTTGCTGATGGTTTGCCTGATAGAAGTCATTTTGGTGGTGTTGGGGATTGTGTTAGTGGGGGAGAATCATATCAAGACCATACGGAGCTGGTGCGTTCAGCTAGTGTACATGGATGGTCCTCAGATCTTTTGAACAGGTCATCATTACCTGAATCGCAAG CTGGAAAAGTTGATGGTAACAAGGATGCAGCGACCTTGGTAACTCGGGCTATTTCAAGGAGAGACATGGCAACCCAAATGAGCCCTGAGGGTAGTGAGTGCTCTTCTCCTAAGGGGAGGTTTTCTTTCTCCCCATCGCCTCCTCCCTCTTTCCTTCCCACTCTGGAGCTAAAGAGTCGCCTTACATCTCAATTAGAAGTCAGGGATGTTCAGGTGGATGACCGAGTTATTATGACAAGGTGGTCCAAGAAACACGGAACCAGAAGGCAAGAAAATGAATTGGCAAATGTTGAAGATTGGAAAAACAAAGCTGCTGAATCTCGAGCTTCTGCTTGGGAGGCTGCAGAGACCACAACATCCACAACAAA GTCCAAAAGCGAGGAAGCCAAAATCACTGCATGGGAGAATTTACAGAAAGCAAAAGCTGAGGCAGCAATACGTAAATTAGAG atgaAACTGGAGAAAAAGAGATCATCTTCGATGGATAAAATTATGAGCAAGCTAAAATCAGCTCAAAAGAAAGCCCAAGTTATGCGAagttcagtttcagataaccaatCTCACCAGGTTCCCAAAACTCCCAATAAGTTGACATCTTTCCGCAAGCGTGGACAAATTGGCTCATTGAGTGGTTGCTTCAAACTGTCTTAA
- the LOC113346659 gene encoding uncharacterized protein LOC113346659 yields MASTDVGIGGGGGGGGGGDEKFCKEYLVLKPEEGGYRNLFHLLYSPNVEHSKFVDSPAGTEIHGIKRRWLLVVSVTLQKILLSLGKPMFWIGLVIETFLNTKIVEFFVNLFQGKMPLPDKNSATFTSFIGHLDSRVDLDKKIEVGSSRYHGALSAMAAKLSYENEASVKTVVNDHWKMKFLKFYDFWNDYQGKATTQAFMFQDKEEDPELVVMAFRGTEPFDADAWITDLDISWYDLSCLGKVHGGFMKALGLVKGEGWPQKFNRTGSDQRLLAYYTLRDELREILGKNENAKVIVTGHSLGGALAILFPAVLAFHKEDDWMLKRFEGVYTFGQPRVGDEKLGEYMKEQLRINDIKYFRYVYCNDMVPRVPYDDKSLLFKHFGTCLYFNSRYEGKVVDEEPNKNYFNIFRAIPKMLNAVYELFRSFFIGYWRGTEYSEGWFLILFRVVGVMIPGLSAHCPRDYVNITRIGSLTQPLHLQDLAGESLKLD; encoded by the exons ATGGCCAGTACCGATGTTggaattggtggtggtggtggtggtggtggtggtggtgatgagaaATTCTGTAAGGAGTACTTGGTCCTGAAACCCGAAGAGGGAGGTTACCGAAATCTGTTTCATCTCCTGTATTCCCCAAACGTAGAGCATAGCAAATTTGTGGATTCCCCAGCAGGTACAGAGATACATGGCATTAAACGCCGATGGTTACTCGTTGTATCTGTCACTTTACAGAAAATACTACTCTCTTTGGGGAAGCCAATGTTCTGGATTGGTTTGGTTATTGAAACTTTTCTCAACACCAAAATAGTCGAATTTTTTGTGAACCTCTTTCAAG GTAAGATGCCATTGCCTGATAAAAATTCCGCGACTTTTACGTCGTTTATTGGTCACCTGGACTCCAGAGTGGACCTAGACAAGAAAATCGAAGTTGGAAGCAGTAGATATCATGGAGCTCTATCAGCTATGGCAGCTAAATTGTCCTATGAGAATGAAGCTTCTGTGAAAACCGTAGTTAATGATCATTGGAAG ATGAAGTTTCTGAAGTTCTATGATTTCTGGAATG ATTATCAAGGAAAAGCGACAACACAGGCCTTCATGTTCCAAGATAAAGAAGAAGATCCTGAGTTAGTAGTGATGGCATTTCGTGGTACTGAGCCATTTGATGCAGACGCATGGATTACCGATCTTGATATATCTTGGTACGATCTCTCATGCTTGGGAAAAGTCCATGGAGGATTCATGAAAGCTTTGGGGTTAGTAAAAGGTGAAGGATGGCCGCAGAAGTTCAACCGAACAGGTTCAGACCAGCGTTTGCTTGCTTACTATACTTTGAGAGACGAGCTACGAGAAATACTTGGCAAAAACGAAAATGCGAAAGTAATTGTGACAGGACACAGCTTAGGAGGAGCACTGGCTATACTTTTTCCGGCGGTGTTAGCGTTCCACAAAGAAGATGATTGGATGTTAAAGAGGTTTGAAGGTGTATATACATTTGGACAACCAAGAGTTGGAGATGAGAAACTTGGGGAATACATGAAAGAACAGCTTAGGATAAATGATATTAAGTACTTTAGGTACGTTTATTGCAATGACATGGTCCCTAGAGTTCCTTATGATGATAAAAGTCTGTTGTTTAAGCACTTCGGAACGTGCCTCTACTTCAACAGTCGCTACGAAGGAAAG GTGGTGGATGAAGAACCAAACAAGAATTACTTCAATATTTTCAGAGCTATACCGAAGATGTTAAATGCAGTCTATGAGCTGTTTCGAAGCTTCTTTATTGGATACTGGAGGGGGACTGAGTATTCTGAAGGGTGGTTCTTGATATTGTTTAGGGTTGTTGGTGTGATGATTCCAGGATTATCAGCTCATTGTCCTCGAGATTATGTTAATATCACACGAATAGGTTCCTTAACTCAACCTTTACAtctccaagacctagctggtgaAAGTCTTAAATTGGATTAA